GGGCCAGGGCATCTATGCCTACGTCACCCTGACGGTCGGCCAGGAGCCCAACGAAGCCTTGCGCGACGAGCTGGCAAAATGGGTGCGCAAGGAAATCGGGCCGATCGCCACGCCGGACCACATCCAGTGGGCGCCGGGCCTGCCCAAGACGCGGTCGGGCAAGATCATGCGGCGAATTCTGCGCCAAATCGCGGCCGACCAGTCCGACGACCTGGGCGACACCTCGACACTGGCCGATCCGGGCGTGGTCGATGACCTGGTGGCAAACCGCATGAGCAAATCGGCTTGAGCAGACCCGCCTGGGGGCCGCCTTCGATCGGAAAAGTGCTCTATTCTAAGGGCTTTTGCTTCGATCACTCTTGAAAACGAACGGTCGGTCGGTATATATCCATCATGGGCAAAGGGGCAGAAACGCGCGACGCCATTTTGCGACATGCCATCGGTCTGGCCAGCGTGGTCGGGCTGGAAGGTTTGACCATTGGCGGTTTGGCCAAGGAACTGGCGATATCGAAAAGCGGGCTGATCGCCCATTTCGGCACCAAGGAGGCGCTGCAGCTTTCGGTGCTGCAGGCCGCGGCGGGCATGTTCGGCAACCGCATCATCGTGCCCGCGCAACGCGCCGAACCGGGTGAAGCCAGGCTCAGGGTGCTGTTTGAGAACTGGTTGCGCTGGACCCGCCTGCCGGAGCTGCCGGGTGGCTGCATTTTCGTCAGTGCCTCGGCCGAGCTCGACGATCGTCCTGGAATCTGCCGCTATTTTCTCGCCCGCATCCAGAAGGATTGGCTCAAGAACCTGGAGGCGGCCGTCACCGAGGCCATCGAGGCAGGCCAGTTCCGGGCCAACATCGACGCCTCCCAGGTCGCTTTCGACATCATCGCCATTCACCAGGGCTTTCACTTTTTCGACCGTCTGCTGCGCGACGCCACGGCCGAAGTGCGGGCCCGGGCGGCATTCAATTTTCTTGTCTTGCGAGCCCGCCAGCGGGGCCCGGCGGAAGGCGAAGAGGGTGGCGAAGAAGAAGGCGCCGGCGATACTTGACTAAGATCCGCCTGTGGCGCCGCCGGTGGCGGCGGCGAGGCTCAGCGTGACGGCCGAGGCGGCCACGATTTCGTCGACGCTGGCGCCCCGCGAGAGGTCGGCCAGCGGCTTGGCGAAACCCTGCAGGATGGGGCCGATGGCGCGCCCGCCCGACATTATCTGGCTTAGCTTGTAGCCGATGTTGCCGGCGTCGAGGTCGGGAAAGATCAGTACGTTGGCCTGGCCGGCGACGGCGCTTAGGCGCCGCACCTTGTGCGCCGCGACGGCGGGGCTGAGCGCCGCATCGGCCTGCAGTTCGCCGTCGACGGCCAGCTCGGGCGCCAACTCGCGCAGCCGTTCCAGGGCGGCCCGGACCTTGTCGATACGGGCGTGTTGGGCGCTGCCGTGGGTCGAGAACGAGAGCAGCGCCAGCCTGGGCGGCTGGTCCAGCAGCAGTCTGGCGCTGGCGGCCGAGGCCAGGGCGATGTCGGCAAGTTCCCTGGCCGTCGGCTCGACCGTCACGGCGCAGTCGGCAAACAGCAGAACCCGATCCTGGCCGCCGCCATGGCCGGGAATCTCCATGACAAAGAAGCTCGACGGCGTCTCTATGCCGTCGGCCAGACCGATCGCCATCAAGCCGGCCTCGATCACCCGGCGGGTGGGGTTGGCGACGCCCGCCACCAGGGCGTCGGCCTTGCCTTGGGCCACCATGGCGGCGGCGAAATGCAGTGGTTTGCGCAACAGGCGGCGGGCCAGTTTGGCCTCCAGCCGGCGTGGTCCCTGGGCATAGCTTTGGGCCAGCTGCTCGAGGTCCGTTTCCGCGGGATCGGCGATGCGCACGTCGTTCGTAGCCAGGCCGGCCGCCGCCGCCGCCGCCGCCACCTCGGCCGCCGGGCCGACCAGGAGCGGCCGGGCGATGTCGTGCTCGACGAGCCGTCCGGCGGCGGCCAGGACGCGCTCCTCGGTGCCCTCGGCAAAGACCACGCAGCGGCCCTGCCCGCGCACCTTGGCGATGAGTTCGGCGACGATGTCCATGAGCCCCCTTGGCCCTGTTGGCGCTGTTGGCGCTGTTGGCCCTGTTGGCGCTGTTGGCCCTGTGCAAACCTGAGCTCTGGATCTTACCCCGTCCGCTGCTGCTTCATAACCTGGCACCTTCGCCCCAGCAAGCGACCAGCTCCAGACCGGAACCAGCACCATGAACGACCAGGCAGCGGCCGACGTCAAGATCCATAGGGGACTGATGGGCGTGCACTTCGATCGCACCGAAACCACCCATATCGACG
This sequence is a window from Alphaproteobacteria bacterium. Protein-coding genes within it:
- a CDS encoding phosphate acyltransferase, which encodes MDIVAELIAKVRGQGRCVVFAEGTEERVLAAAGRLVEHDIARPLLVGPAAEVAAAAAAAGLATNDVRIADPAETDLEQLAQSYAQGPRRLEAKLARRLLRKPLHFAAAMVAQGKADALVAGVANPTRRVIEAGLMAIGLADGIETPSSFFVMEIPGHGGGQDRVLLFADCAVTVEPTARELADIALASAASARLLLDQPPRLALLSFSTHGSAQHARIDKVRAALERLRELAPELAVDGELQADAALSPAVAAHKVRRLSAVAGQANVLIFPDLDAGNIGYKLSQIMSGGRAIGPILQGFAKPLADLSRGASVDEIVAASAVTLSLAAATGGATGGS
- a CDS encoding TetR/AcrR family transcriptional regulator, encoding MGKGAETRDAILRHAIGLASVVGLEGLTIGGLAKELAISKSGLIAHFGTKEALQLSVLQAAAGMFGNRIIVPAQRAEPGEARLRVLFENWLRWTRLPELPGGCIFVSASAELDDRPGICRYFLARIQKDWLKNLEAAVTEAIEAGQFRANIDASQVAFDIIAIHQGFHFFDRLLRDATAEVRARAAFNFLVLRARQRGPAEGEEGGEEEGAGDT